The following is a genomic window from Armatimonadota bacterium.
CACGACGACGTAGCTGCCCTCCTCAGGGGCGGCGACGTTGTGCAACTCGAGGATGCGTGCGAGCTGACGCGCCAGCGCCCGGCGGAACTGCACCGTCTGGTCGGACGTGAATCCGAGTTCGCCCGCGGTCGCGAGTGACACGACGAGATCGGCATCGCGCATCGTCTCACTGTAGACGAGCGGAGGAACCTCCCCGATGGCAACCGGCTCCCCCCGCTTGCCGTCCGCCAGCAGCCGGTAGAACGCGACGTCGCCGGTTGTCACCGGCTCCGCGCGTCCCTCGCCGCCGAGGTGGTAATCGAGCTTGGGCCGGTCGCGCCCCCAGGTGAAGTGAGCCTGCATGCGCGCGTGGGGCCAGTCGCGACGGGCTTCGCCCCGACCGGGCGAGTAGCCTCTCGACCGCAGCAGCGCGAAGGCGCGCGGGACCAGAACCTGGTGTCCCGCGAACCTCGCGGACCGACCGGCGTTCGCCTCGTCCGGCAGCGGCCGGTAGACCTCGCGGAAACACTGCTTGAACGGTTGGACGATGCGCTCGTCGAAGATCCTGTGCTGCCAGGACTCCAGAAGCCCCGCGTTGAGCAGCTCCACGGGATGGGCGACCCGCGCCGGCCCGGCTGCGGCATCGCGGCCGAGCGCCACCTCCTGCCCCACCCACAGCACCAGGCGCTCGCTCAGGTCGTCGAACACCGGGTTCGACCGCAGCACGGTCAACTCCGACGCCGCATAGACCCGCGAGGTGACCATGGACTCCTCGAGGCTCTTGCGGAACTCCGCGTATTGCTGCGCGAGTTCGCGGCGCGCATCGCTGATCTCTTCGAAATCCGGGTGCTCGCGCACCGCCTTGGGGATCGTCTTGAGCGGCCCGCGCCGGCCATAGACCGTGACCTTCACTTTGCCATGAGCGGCCGACAGCCGGACCCGATAATCCCCGATATTCCACCATACTTTCGAGCGATGCCCCTCGAGGCCGGCGTCCGACCACGCGAGCGCCAACTCCTTGCGGCGTTCCAGTTCGCCGGTATCGGTCAGGCCGTGCCGCCGCGCGACGAGCATCAGCGCATCTTCGGCAGCGGCACGCGTCGAGCGATTGCCCCGCTTCTTGAGCGCGAACAGTTCCGCGACCAGCCTGCTTTCGTCGCCATCGAGCAACCCGAGCGCGCGGATAGCGCTCACCGTGTCGTCGTGCGCGCGCCGGATGAGCGCGTCCTCGTTCCGGCCGGCCAGCGCATCGGCGTAGTCGAGGTTGAGGCTGACGCGGGTGAAGCCCGGGCACAGGTGCGCCGACACGAACCTCTCGACCAGGACGTACCGCTGCGATTCGGCGGACACTGCTCCATCGTCGGGTGCGTCCCGCAGCATCTCCAGCGACCGCGCGGAGATCATCGGAGGCAAGCCAAGCAGCCACAGCTTTTCCACTGCGTCGGCGACCACTTCACTCGAGCGCGCGCACCACTCCACGAGCCAGTCGGGCGCTGCCACGGCGAGCGCCCACGCCGCCTGAGCGGACGTGCGCAGCCACGCCATCGCCTGCGCGTGCGCCTCCGCGTCGAGCGCCTCGCCAATCTCGCGATCGAGGTCGTCCCGGAGCAGTGACACCAAAGCCAGGGTCTGCGGCGCGAACGCCGACAACCGGCGACTCAAGTCCGGGCCGCGTTCGCCGAAATCAAAGCCCCACTTCGCGGCGTGAAGCGCATGCAAAGCCGAGGGATCGGCCTCCAACTCCTCGAGCGCGCGGAAGAAGTAATCGCGCCCGCTCAGCATTCGCAACCACCAGACATCCTCCCAGCGCCCGGCTCGATCCGGATCCGTCTGCTCGTGCGCGAGCCGCTGATACATGAGCCGGAAGTACCGGCTCCGGGTGAGCCCGAGGGAATCGAGCACCGGCTGATAGAACGGTGGCCCTGCGCGGCGCCCGCTATAGTGAGCGGGGTGGAACGCGCCCCCGCAGCGCGCGGCATCGGCGAACTCGTCGTAGGACAGTAGCCGGTGTTGCAGCAACTTGAGGAAGACGAGGAACAGGGCCGGATCCGGCTCGCGGTCCCTCGCAGCGTAATGGCGCGCGGCCTGAGATAGCCTCGGCAGCACGCCGCGCCACATCGCCAGGGTTGCGGTGGTGTCGGTGCCCACGAGCGCGAGGACGCACTGCTCTCCGCGGCGTCTTTCGTGCCAGGGCAGGTCCTCGCCTCGCGCGGCCGCTTCGCTCCAGGCCGCTACCGCATCCGAAAGACCGTCCG
Proteins encoded in this region:
- a CDS encoding DUF4132 domain-containing protein, with amino-acid sequence MTQRKRSKWQKAQAIIEDALDEMRLPASYWQRAMPTVVQDWMRRASGTQVRSRLLDAFDELISRLDREAAGWEQSAADLLLGPPTPSAVALWRPVAALLGGRRLQRPDGLSDAVAAWSEAAARGEDLPWHERRRGEQCVLALVGTDTTATLAMWRGVLPRLSQAARHYAARDREPDPALFLVFLKLLQHRLLSYDEFADAARCGGAFHPAHYSGRRAGPPFYQPVLDSLGLTRSRYFRLMYQRLAHEQTDPDRAGRWEDVWWLRMLSGRDYFFRALEELEADPSALHALHAAKWGFDFGERGPDLSRRLSAFAPQTLALVSLLRDDLDREIGEALDAEAHAQAMAWLRTSAQAAWALAVAAPDWLVEWCARSSEVVADAVEKLWLLGLPPMISARSLEMLRDAPDDGAVSAESQRYVLVERFVSAHLCPGFTRVSLNLDYADALAGRNEDALIRRAHDDTVSAIRALGLLDGDESRLVAELFALKKRGNRSTRAAAEDALMLVARRHGLTDTGELERRKELALAWSDAGLEGHRSKVWWNIGDYRVRLSAAHGKVKVTVYGRRGPLKTIPKAVREHPDFEEISDARRELAQQYAEFRKSLEESMVTSRVYAASELTVLRSNPVFDDLSERLVLWVGQEVALGRDAAAGPARVAHPVELLNAGLLESWQHRIFDERIVQPFKQCFREVYRPLPDEANAGRSARFAGHQVLVPRAFALLRSRGYSPGRGEARRDWPHARMQAHFTWGRDRPKLDYHLGGEGRAEPVTTGDVAFYRLLADGKRGEPVAIGEVPPLVYSETMRDADLVVSLATAGELGFTSDQTVQFRRALARQLARILELHNVAAPEEGSYVVVQGRLATYRVHLGSASVFIEPTGAHLPPPRRPTASVGFLPFEDVDSGTAEVLRVITALSRDDAIEDEQFRECLARLAELTRPQ